A section of the Hyphomicrobiales bacterium genome encodes:
- a CDS encoding DUF21 domain-containing protein, translating into MSIEFAITIAAVLVLLIFSAFFSGSETAVTAASRARMHALERDGDARAGLVNRLVAEPERLIGSILIGNNLVNILASALATSIFLRAFGEVGVAYATLAMTALVVVFSEVLPKTVAIKSPDRVAIAVAPILRAVVFILSPVSRLVQLIVRGLIGSSEKGIGEVMVSPHEELRGAIDLHHREGGVVKHDRDMLGGILDLRDLTVGDVMVHRTKMQTLNADDPRPKLIDDILKSPFSRLPIWRRQPENIVGVLHVKDLLRSLNRGDVEAASVDIMALAKDAWFVPDSTSLKDQLNAFLKRKAHMALVVDEYGEVMGMITLEDILEEIVGQIADEHDVPDVGIRPQPDGTVNVDGTVAIRDINRFLDWNLPDDEATTIAGLVIHEAQTIPEPGQAFTFYGCRFEILRKQRNQITAIRMKPLDGGGRAGKPAVAGERQAESAA; encoded by the coding sequence ATGAGCATCGAATTCGCCATCACCATCGCAGCCGTTCTCGTGCTGCTGATCTTTTCCGCATTCTTTTCAGGGTCGGAGACGGCTGTGACCGCTGCGTCTCGGGCCCGAATGCACGCCCTCGAGCGTGACGGGGACGCCCGGGCGGGCCTCGTCAACCGGCTGGTGGCCGAGCCCGAACGGCTGATCGGCTCCATCCTGATCGGCAACAACCTGGTCAACATTCTCGCCTCGGCGCTCGCGACCAGCATCTTCCTGCGCGCCTTCGGAGAGGTCGGGGTCGCCTATGCGACGCTCGCCATGACCGCGCTGGTCGTGGTCTTCTCGGAAGTGCTTCCCAAGACCGTGGCGATCAAGTCGCCGGACCGGGTGGCGATCGCCGTCGCGCCGATCCTGCGGGCCGTGGTGTTCATTCTCTCACCGGTTTCGCGGCTCGTGCAGCTCATCGTGCGGGGCCTGATCGGCTCTTCCGAAAAGGGCATCGGTGAGGTGATGGTCTCGCCGCACGAGGAATTGCGCGGAGCAATCGACCTGCATCATCGCGAGGGCGGCGTCGTCAAGCACGATCGTGACATGCTGGGCGGCATCCTCGATCTCAGGGACCTGACGGTCGGCGACGTCATGGTGCACCGCACGAAAATGCAAACCCTCAATGCGGACGATCCGCGGCCCAAGCTGATCGACGACATCCTCAAGAGCCCGTTTTCGCGGCTGCCGATCTGGCGGCGCCAGCCGGAAAACATCGTCGGCGTGCTGCACGTCAAGGACCTGCTGCGCTCGCTCAACCGGGGCGATGTGGAGGCGGCGAGCGTCGACATCATGGCGCTCGCCAAGGATGCCTGGTTCGTGCCGGACTCCACCTCGCTCAAGGACCAGCTCAATGCCTTCCTCAAGCGCAAGGCGCACATGGCGCTCGTCGTCGACGAGTATGGTGAGGTGATGGGCATGATCACACTCGAGGACATCCTCGAGGAGATCGTCGGCCAGATCGCGGACGAACACGACGTGCCCGACGTCGGGATTCGCCCGCAGCCCGACGGCACCGTGAACGTCGACGGCACGGTCGCGATCCGCGACATCAACCGGTTCCTCGACTGGAATCTGCCCGACGACGAAGCAACGACCATCGCGGGACTCGTGATCCACGAGGCCCAGACCATTCCGGAGCCGGGTCAGGCGTTCACCTTCTATGGCTGCCGGTTCGAGATCCTGCGCAAGCAGCGCAACCAGATCACCGCGATCCGAATGAAACCGCTCGACGGCGGTGGACGCGCGGGCAAGCCGGCAGTAGCGGGCGAGCGGCAAGCCGAAAGCGCTGCCTGA
- a CDS encoding 3-dehydroquinate synthase translates to MADAQEARVEAKAERVVEVALGDRSYQILIGSGLLARAGEAIATTLPRARIAIVTDENVAGAQLAAARAGLAPTCQCLGEVVLPAGEATKSFESYTALSRRLLQIGVERGDALVALGGGVIGDLAGFAAATLRRGVAFVQVPTSLLAQVDSSVGGKTGINAPEGKNLIGAFHQPSLVLIDIDTLATLDSRQLRAGYAEVAKYGLIGRPDFFAWLEANAPRLIAGDAEARRHAIEVSVRAKAEVVAADERESGERALLNLGHTFGHALEAHAGFTDLLLHGEAIAIGMAQAARYSERRGLIGAGERERIERHFIATGLPTRIGDVAWRTSPTPERLLELMGQDKKVARGRLVLILLAGIGSAFIERSVDEGDLSAFLDQECRI, encoded by the coding sequence ATGGCAGATGCGCAAGAGGCGCGAGTGGAGGCCAAAGCGGAGCGCGTCGTCGAGGTGGCGCTCGGCGATCGCTCCTACCAAATCCTGATCGGCTCGGGTCTGCTCGCCCGGGCCGGGGAAGCAATCGCAACAACGCTGCCGCGGGCGCGGATCGCAATCGTCACCGACGAGAATGTCGCAGGCGCACAGCTTGCCGCCGCGAGGGCAGGTCTCGCGCCCACGTGCCAGTGCCTCGGGGAGGTCGTCCTGCCGGCCGGCGAAGCGACCAAGAGCTTCGAATCCTACACGGCCCTCTCGCGCCGGTTGCTGCAAATCGGTGTCGAGCGCGGTGATGCCCTGGTGGCGCTCGGTGGCGGCGTGATCGGTGACCTCGCGGGCTTTGCGGCGGCGACCCTGCGGCGGGGCGTTGCCTTCGTGCAGGTGCCCACCTCACTGCTGGCGCAGGTGGACTCCTCCGTCGGAGGCAAGACGGGCATCAATGCGCCGGAGGGCAAGAACCTGATCGGCGCCTTCCACCAGCCCTCGCTCGTCCTCATCGATATCGATACGCTGGCAACGCTCGATTCCCGCCAACTGCGGGCTGGTTACGCAGAGGTCGCCAAATACGGCCTCATCGGACGGCCCGACTTCTTCGCCTGGCTCGAGGCGAACGCACCCCGCCTCATCGCCGGGGATGCCGAAGCTCGCCGGCATGCCATCGAGGTCAGCGTGCGCGCCAAGGCCGAGGTCGTCGCCGCCGACGAACGCGAAAGCGGCGAACGCGCGCTCCTCAATCTCGGCCACACCTTCGGGCACGCACTTGAAGCTCACGCCGGCTTCACCGATCTCCTGCTGCACGGGGAGGCGATCGCCATCGGCATGGCGCAGGCGGCGCGCTATTCGGAGCGTCGCGGCCTGATCGGGGCCGGCGAACGTGAGCGCATTGAGCGCCATTTCATCGCGACCGGCCTTCCGACACGCATCGGCGACGTCGCCTGGCGCACGTCGCCGACACCGGAGCGGTTGCTGGAGCTCATGGGGCAAGACAAGAAAGTCGCACGTGGCCGGTTGGTATTGATCCTGCTTGCCGGTATCGGTTCTGCCTTCATCGAGCGATCGGTCGACGAGGGCGACCTCAGCGCGTTCCTGGACCAAGAATGCCGCATCTGA
- a CDS encoding shikimate kinase, whose product MSQTIDQPYELAAPIREALAGRSIVLVGLMGAGKSAVGKRLAKRLELAFIDADTEIEAAAGKSISDIFAEHGEQHFRDGERRVIARLLTEGPQVLATGGGAFMDEETRARIREAGVSLWLKADLDVLVRRVRKRNHRPLLKDRDPRKVLAELIEVRYPVYARADITVHSRDVPHEVVVEEAIAALAMWLGMSATDAG is encoded by the coding sequence ATGTCCCAAACGATCGATCAGCCTTACGAGCTGGCCGCACCGATACGCGAAGCCCTGGCCGGACGCTCGATCGTGCTGGTGGGCCTCATGGGCGCCGGCAAATCCGCCGTCGGCAAGCGGCTGGCCAAGCGCCTCGAGCTGGCATTCATCGACGCCGACACGGAAATCGAGGCGGCGGCGGGCAAATCCATCAGCGACATCTTCGCCGAGCACGGCGAACAGCATTTCCGCGACGGGGAACGGCGCGTGATCGCGCGCTTGCTGACGGAAGGGCCGCAGGTGCTGGCGACAGGTGGCGGCGCCTTCATGGACGAAGAGACGAGGGCCCGAATCCGCGAGGCCGGTGTCTCGCTCTGGCTCAAGGCCGATCTCGACGTCCTGGTGCGAAGGGTGCGAAAGCGCAACCACCGGCCGCTGCTCAAGGATCGCGATCCGCGCAAGGTGCTGGCGGAGCTGATCGAGGTTCGCTATCCGGTCTATGCGCGGGCGGACATCACGGTGCACTCGCGCGACGTGCCGCACGAGGTGGTGGTCGAGGAGGCGATCGCTGCACTCGCGATGTGGCTCGGGATGTCCGCAACCGACGCCGGCTAG
- a CDS encoding histidine kinase, protein MPSLIRFLTVIGTLVAVVYGSFYVLAVYFEPAQQEVSKQVLGVSIKSD, encoded by the coding sequence ATGCCCAGTCTCATCCGCTTTCTGACGGTCATTGGCACGCTTGTGGCGGTGGTCTACGGGTCATTCTATGTTCTTGCGGTCTACTTCGAGCCGGCGCAGCAGGAAGTGTCCAAGCAGGTCCTCGGTGTTTCCATCAAGTCCGATTAG
- a CDS encoding tyrosine recombinase has translation MTGRVLLESFLEMMAAERGASPNTLAAYRRDLEDHFTFLERAGATPLTADQRLLRGYLAGLDAEGLAPATRARKLSVMRQLYSHLVAEERIDDDPTFGIAGPKRQRPLPRTLSVNEVDGLLAAAAERVRRAASAEPSARLSALRLRALLETLYATGLRVTELVTLTRRAVERDMRVLTVRGKGGRERIVPLTEFAREAIQAYLEVVDAAGTGESASALLTSGYLFASRGAEGHLTRQHVAQELKDLAAEAGLAPDRVSPHVLRHAFASHLLDRGADLRAVQQLLGHADITTTQIYTHVLEERLKRLVNEHHPLAGAAIGTGAARPEDESR, from the coding sequence ATGACCGGGCGTGTGCTGCTCGAGAGCTTCCTCGAGATGATGGCGGCCGAACGTGGCGCAAGCCCCAACACGCTTGCGGCCTACCGCCGCGACCTCGAGGACCATTTCACGTTCCTCGAGCGCGCAGGCGCGACGCCGCTCACCGCCGATCAGCGCCTGTTGCGCGGCTATCTCGCCGGGCTCGATGCCGAGGGACTCGCCCCCGCCACGCGCGCCCGCAAGCTCTCTGTGATGCGCCAGCTCTATTCCCACCTCGTCGCCGAGGAGCGCATCGACGACGACCCGACGTTCGGCATCGCTGGTCCGAAACGCCAGCGACCACTGCCGCGCACCCTTTCGGTCAACGAGGTCGACGGCCTGCTCGCCGCCGCTGCCGAGCGCGTGCGGCGCGCCGCGAGCGCGGAACCTTCGGCGCGCCTCTCGGCACTGCGCCTTCGCGCCTTGCTCGAGACGCTCTATGCGACCGGCCTCAGGGTGACCGAGCTGGTCACGCTGACGCGCCGCGCCGTCGAGCGCGACATGCGTGTTCTGACCGTGCGCGGCAAGGGCGGACGTGAGCGCATCGTGCCGCTCACCGAGTTCGCGCGAGAGGCCATCCAGGCTTATCTCGAAGTCGTCGACGCCGCCGGAACAGGCGAATCCGCCAGCGCACTCCTCACCTCGGGCTACCTCTTTGCCTCGCGCGGCGCGGAAGGCCACCTCACGCGCCAGCATGTCGCCCAGGAACTGAAGGACCTCGCAGCCGAGGCCGGACTCGCGCCGGACCGCGTTTCGCCGCACGTGCTACGTCATGCCTTCGCGAGCCATCTCCTCGATCGCGGCGCCGACCTGCGCGCCGTCCAGCAGCTCCTGGGCCACGCCGATATCACGACCACGCAAATCTACACGCACGTCCTCGAGGAGCGCCTGAAGCGCCTGGTCAACGAGCACCACCCGCTCGCCGGTGCCGCGATCGGCACCGGAGCAGCACGGCCCGAGGATGAATCGCGATGA
- a CDS encoding methionine adenosyltransferase — protein MARQSYVFTSESVSEGHPDKVCDRISDEVVDLFYRDAIAHGDDPRRVRVACETLATTNRVVIAGEYRGSDRVTTMDIVAAARAAIRDIGYEQDGFHWARANIEVLLHGQSSDIAQGVDAAGNKDEGAGDQGIMFGYACRDTPELMPAPIYYSHAILRNLAAERKSGRLGMLGPDAKSQVSVHYENGKPRRAVQIVLSTQHIDPKLSSGDIKELVRPVIERTLPSGWVNADTVWHVNPTGAFVIGGPDGDCGLTGRKIIVDTYGGMAAHGGGAFSGKDPTKVDRSAAYAARYLAKNVVAAELADWCSIQLSYAIGVAQPLSIYVDTGGTSRVGDDVLEKAIAKVMDLSPRGIREHLSLNRPIYARTAAYGHFGRTPDADGGFSWERTDLVEALTGAV, from the coding sequence GTGGCCCGGCAGTCCTACGTTTTCACCAGCGAGTCCGTTTCCGAGGGGCACCCCGACAAGGTCTGCGACCGCATCTCGGACGAGGTCGTCGACCTCTTCTATCGTGATGCCATCGCTCATGGCGACGATCCGCGGCGCGTGCGCGTCGCCTGCGAGACGCTGGCCACGACCAACCGCGTGGTGATCGCCGGCGAGTACCGCGGCTCCGACCGCGTCACGACCATGGACATCGTCGCCGCGGCCCGGGCCGCGATCCGCGACATCGGTTACGAGCAGGACGGCTTCCATTGGGCGCGCGCCAACATCGAGGTGCTGTTGCACGGCCAGTCGTCGGACATCGCCCAGGGCGTCGATGCCGCCGGCAACAAGGACGAAGGCGCCGGTGACCAGGGCATCATGTTCGGCTACGCCTGCCGTGACACACCCGAACTGATGCCGGCCCCGATCTATTATTCGCACGCCATCCTGCGCAATCTGGCGGCGGAGAGAAAATCCGGTCGCCTCGGTATGCTCGGGCCCGACGCCAAGAGCCAGGTCTCCGTGCATTACGAGAACGGCAAGCCGCGCCGTGCTGTGCAGATCGTTCTTTCCACCCAGCACATCGACCCCAAGCTGTCCTCGGGTGACATCAAGGAGCTGGTCCGCCCGGTCATCGAGCGCACGCTTCCGAGCGGCTGGGTCAACGCCGACACGGTTTGGCACGTCAACCCGACCGGTGCATTCGTCATCGGCGGCCCCGACGGCGACTGCGGTCTGACCGGCCGCAAGATCATCGTCGACACCTACGGTGGCATGGCGGCCCACGGCGGCGGTGCCTTCTCCGGCAAGGACCCGACCAAGGTGGACCGTTCCGCAGCCTATGCGGCGCGCTATCTCGCCAAGAACGTCGTTGCCGCCGAATTGGCCGACTGGTGCAGCATCCAATTGTCCTATGCCATCGGCGTCGCGCAGCCGTTGTCGATCTACGTCGACACCGGCGGCACCAGCCGGGTCGGTGACGATGTGTTGGAAAAGGCGATCGCCAAGGTCATGGACCTTTCGCCGCGCGGCATTCGCGAGCATCTCTCGCTCAACCGTCCGATCTATGCGCGCACCGCGGCCTACGGGCATTTCGGGCGCACGCCCGATGCCGACGGCGGCTTTTCCTGGGAGCGCACCGACCTCGTCGAGGCGCTGACCGGCGCGGTCTGA
- a CDS encoding flavodoxin family protein: MQRLALPAAKQGFPADGNGVRTIARRGIGAAVGRGRLECRKLSGRAHFDDLAQPLTAIKDAGAGSVHIARGVARSMGARAKDGVMAKRVLIIQGHPDCGTPHYCHALAEAYRSGATGAGAEVEHVDIARLAPEPLLSEAAFATPPDEAMRAVQQQVLRAEHLVVVFPLWLGTMPALVKAFFEQLARADFAVSERGGGWPKQNLAGRSARVIVTMGMPALAFRFLFGAAGVRCLRNGVLSMSGVGPVRETYIGGIGALDERQRARWLERVADLGRHQR, encoded by the coding sequence ATGCAGCGCCTTGCCCTTCCGGCGGCCAAACAAGGTTTTCCGGCGGACGGGAACGGCGTTCGAACAATCGCCCGGCGCGGCATCGGGGCAGCCGTCGGGCGCGGGCGGCTCGAATGCCGAAAGCTGTCTGGTCGTGCTCACTTTGACGACCTCGCACAGCCATTGACGGCGATCAAGGATGCCGGCGCGGGATCGGTCCATATCGCCAGGGGGGTGGCGCGATCCATGGGGGCACGAGCGAAGGACGGCGTCATGGCGAAGCGTGTTCTGATCATCCAGGGTCACCCCGATTGCGGCACGCCGCACTACTGTCATGCACTCGCGGAGGCCTACCGATCGGGTGCGACCGGAGCCGGGGCCGAGGTGGAGCACGTCGATATCGCACGTCTGGCGCCAGAGCCGCTGCTGTCGGAGGCCGCCTTTGCCACGCCGCCGGACGAGGCGATGCGCGCCGTGCAACAGCAGGTGCTGCGAGCCGAACACCTCGTCGTCGTCTTTCCGCTCTGGCTGGGAACCATGCCGGCTCTGGTCAAGGCCTTCTTCGAGCAGCTCGCACGGGCGGACTTCGCGGTCTCGGAACGCGGCGGCGGCTGGCCGAAACAGAACCTCGCGGGCCGCTCCGCCCGCGTCATCGTGACGATGGGCATGCCGGCGCTGGCGTTCCGTTTCCTCTTCGGGGCGGCGGGCGTCAGATGCCTGCGGAACGGGGTCCTTTCGATGTCCGGGGTCGGTCCGGTGCGCGAGACCTATATCGGCGGTATCGGCGCGCTCGACGAGCGGCAGCGCGCGCGATGGCTCGAGCGGGTCGCGGACCTCGGGCGCCACCAGCGCTGA
- the trmB gene encoding tRNA (guanosine(46)-N7)-methyltransferase TrmB: MDRSRAGILDRRQWLCEVVKVSTTRQLSAFEPPAPDGCPDAAPGDCSNAVPVRRKTLFGRRKGKALHGRQRELYGGLLPALSFDPDRHGADPLSAFGPGCRALAMEIGFGGGEHLAAQAVAHPDVAFIGCEPFANGVAKLLSEIERLALDNVRVFHDDARTVIAALPARALTRVFILFPDPWPKRRHVKRRLVDAPFLATLSRVMAVGGELRVATDIVDYARSMDAAFAATPAFRCLTPSAAEWSARPPDWPPTRYEAKAVAAKRAPRYMRYVHEPTVG; the protein is encoded by the coding sequence ATGGACCGATCCCGCGCCGGCATCCTTGATCGCCGTCAATGGCTGTGCGAGGTCGTCAAAGTGAGCACGACCAGACAGCTTTCGGCATTCGAGCCGCCCGCGCCCGACGGCTGCCCCGATGCCGCGCCGGGCGATTGTTCGAACGCCGTTCCCGTCCGCCGGAAAACCTTGTTTGGCCGCCGGAAGGGCAAGGCGCTGCATGGTCGCCAGCGCGAGCTTTACGGTGGGCTGTTGCCAGCGTTGAGCTTCGATCCGGATCGTCACGGCGCCGATCCGCTGTCGGCCTTCGGGCCCGGCTGCCGGGCGCTGGCGATGGAGATCGGCTTCGGCGGTGGCGAGCACCTCGCCGCCCAGGCCGTTGCCCATCCCGACGTGGCCTTCATCGGTTGTGAGCCGTTCGCCAATGGGGTCGCCAAGCTGCTCAGTGAGATCGAGCGCCTGGCGCTCGACAATGTGCGCGTTTTCCACGACGACGCCCGCACGGTGATCGCGGCCCTGCCGGCCCGCGCTCTCACCCGGGTTTTCATCCTTTTCCCCGATCCGTGGCCGAAGCGCCGCCATGTCAAGCGCCGGCTCGTGGACGCCCCTTTCCTGGCCACTCTCTCGCGTGTCATGGCGGTTGGCGGCGAACTCCGCGTCGCGACCGACATCGTCGATTATGCGCGCTCGATGGACGCCGCTTTCGCCGCGACCCCTGCCTTCCGGTGCCTGACACCGAGTGCCGCCGAATGGAGCGCCCGCCCGCCGGATTGGCCGCCGACTCGCTACGAGGCCAAAGCCGTTGCGGCGAAAAGAGCGCCGCGTTACATGCGTTATGTGCACGAGCCGACCGTGGGCTGA
- a CDS encoding ribosome maturation factor, giving the protein MGTDFGGDARFFRETGLAAEIAELAEPVLSELGFRLVRVLVSSRDGGTIQVMFDHAGREVDASDCERVSRALDPTIDAYVPKARSSHGLEVSSPGIDRPLVRPSDIEAHIGHEARLELREMVEGRKRFRGRLEGMEDGELRLETDLGGEAGVVVLGFPLTMVESAKLVLTDELIALGQARRALAAQAAAEGESGGENEGSARAGETAGGDIEPDAGVTGSANERPVGAGGKRRRTGDRME; this is encoded by the coding sequence GTGGGTACGGACTTCGGTGGCGATGCGCGGTTCTTCCGCGAAACCGGCTTGGCGGCGGAGATTGCCGAATTGGCCGAGCCGGTGCTGTCCGAACTCGGGTTCCGGCTGGTCCGCGTGCTCGTCTCCAGCCGTGACGGTGGAACGATCCAGGTCATGTTCGACCATGCCGGGCGCGAGGTCGACGCTTCCGACTGTGAGCGGGTGTCGCGGGCGCTCGATCCGACCATCGATGCCTACGTGCCGAAGGCGCGCTCGAGCCACGGCCTCGAGGTTTCATCACCCGGCATCGACCGTCCGCTGGTCCGCCCGAGCGACATCGAGGCGCACATCGGGCACGAGGCGCGGCTCGAATTGCGCGAGATGGTGGAGGGCCGCAAGCGGTTTCGCGGGCGGCTCGAGGGCATGGAGGACGGCGAATTGCGCCTCGAGACCGACCTCGGCGGCGAAGCGGGCGTCGTGGTGCTCGGCTTTCCGCTGACGATGGTCGAGAGCGCCAAGCTCGTCCTGACCGACGAGTTGATCGCCTTGGGCCAGGCACGCCGTGCACTCGCCGCGCAAGCGGCTGCCGAGGGCGAAAGCGGCGGCGAGAACGAAGGTTCCGCTCGGGCCGGCGAGACGGCCGGTGGTGATATCGAGCCCGATGCCGGGGTAACGGGATCGGCGAATGAACGGCCCGTCGGCGCGGGCGGCAAGCGGCGCCGGACGGGCGACAGGATGGAGTAG
- the nusA gene encoding transcription termination/antitermination protein NusA, with protein MGVSANRLELLQIADAVAREKSIDRQIVIAAMEDAIQKAAKSRYGAENEIRARINPQTGEMRLARVMTIVEEVANQATEISLANAKWRDPAAEVGGTIEEELPPLDFGRVAAQNAKQVIVQKVREAERDQQFEEYKDRVGQIINGTVKREEHGHVIVDLGRGEGILRREEKLPREAYRYGDRVRALIADVRREQRGPQIFLSRTRPEFMAKLFAQEVPEIYDGIVEIRSVAREPGSRAKIAVISNDSSIDPVGACVGMRGQRVQAVVGELQGEKIDIIPWSGDAANFIVNALAPAEVVKVVLDEDAERIEVVVPDDQLSLAIGRKGQNVRLASELTGWDIDILTESAETERRQKETGERLALFMEALDIDEFIAQLLVAEGFSSIEEVAYVDIAEVASIDGLPEETAQEVQTRARDYLDAQEAERDRRRRELGVSDDIAQVPGVTTAMMVAFGENDIRSLEDLAWCATDDLIGWHERRDGSTVRHEGALSGFELSREEAEELIMSARLLAGMVEVEDITGPAAEAEGGEEAGGVGAEGEAV; from the coding sequence ATGGGTGTGAGCGCCAACCGGCTCGAGCTCCTGCAGATCGCCGATGCCGTCGCGCGCGAGAAGTCGATCGACCGTCAGATCGTGATCGCCGCCATGGAGGATGCGATCCAGAAAGCTGCGAAATCGCGTTACGGCGCGGAGAACGAAATTCGCGCGCGCATCAATCCGCAGACCGGAGAGATGCGGCTCGCCCGCGTCATGACCATCGTCGAGGAGGTCGCCAACCAGGCGACCGAGATTTCACTCGCCAACGCCAAGTGGCGCGATCCCGCCGCCGAAGTCGGTGGCACCATCGAGGAAGAACTTCCGCCCCTCGATTTCGGCCGCGTCGCCGCCCAGAATGCCAAGCAGGTGATCGTCCAGAAGGTCCGTGAGGCCGAGCGCGACCAGCAGTTCGAGGAATACAAGGACCGCGTCGGCCAGATCATCAACGGCACTGTGAAGCGCGAGGAACACGGCCACGTCATCGTCGACCTCGGCCGCGGCGAGGGAATTCTCCGCCGTGAGGAGAAGCTGCCGCGCGAGGCCTACCGCTACGGCGACCGTGTCCGCGCCCTCATCGCGGACGTGCGCCGCGAACAGCGCGGCCCGCAGATTTTCCTCTCGCGCACGCGCCCCGAGTTCATGGCCAAGCTCTTTGCCCAGGAGGTTCCGGAGATCTACGACGGGATCGTCGAAATCCGCTCCGTCGCGCGTGAGCCGGGAAGCCGTGCAAAGATCGCGGTCATCTCGAACGACAGCTCCATCGACCCGGTCGGCGCCTGCGTCGGCATGCGCGGTCAGCGCGTTCAGGCCGTGGTCGGCGAACTGCAGGGCGAAAAGATCGACATCATCCCCTGGTCCGGCGACGCGGCCAACTTCATCGTGAACGCGCTCGCACCCGCCGAGGTCGTCAAGGTCGTGCTCGACGAGGACGCCGAGCGTATCGAGGTGGTGGTGCCCGACGACCAGCTCTCCCTGGCGATCGGTCGCAAGGGTCAGAATGTCCGGCTTGCGAGCGAACTCACGGGCTGGGACATCGACATCCTGACCGAGTCCGCCGAGACGGAACGCCGCCAGAAGGAAACCGGCGAGCGGCTCGCCCTCTTCATGGAGGCGCTCGATATCGACGAGTTCATCGCCCAGTTGCTGGTCGCCGAGGGGTTCTCGAGCATCGAGGAGGTGGCCTACGTCGATATCGCAGAGGTCGCCTCGATCGACGGTTTGCCGGAAGAGACGGCCCAGGAGGTCCAGACCCGCGCCCGCGACTACCTCGACGCCCAGGAGGCCGAGCGCGACCGTCGGCGCCGCGAACTCGGTGTTTCCGACGATATCGCCCAGGTGCCGGGTGTCACGACGGCGATGATGGTGGCCTTCGGCGAGAACGACATCCGATCGCTGGAGGATTTGGCGTGGTGCGCGACCGACGATCTCATCGGATGGCACGAGCGTCGCGACGGCTCGACGGTGCGCCACGAAGGTGCGCTGTCCGGCTTCGAACTGTCGCGCGAGGAGGCCGAGGAGTTGATCATGTCGGCGCGCCTGCTGGCCGGCATGGTTGAAGTGGAGGATATTACCGGTCCGGCCGCCGAGGCCGAGGGAGGCGAAGAGGCCGGTGGGGTTGGCGCCGAGGGAGAGGCGGTCTGA
- a CDS encoding RNA-binding protein → MTGEPEAREYEVDADGHPRRQCIVTRERASPDELLRFVVGPERRVVPDIAARLPGRGCWVTCRREVVELAVRRRAFARALKTEVVVDADLPALVGQLLRARTLASLSLARKAGEVVLGFMKLEAALTERRIVLLVHASDAGRDGRERLDRRLAALPPEFPGAVLEASGAKITGVDLTRDELSLALGRPNVVHAGMKAGGASLRFQKDFARLRRYEATSSLDCEPAGSASGPDMAPTRGPNTE, encoded by the coding sequence ATGACCGGCGAGCCGGAGGCGCGGGAGTACGAGGTGGATGCCGACGGGCATCCGCGGCGACAATGCATCGTCACGCGCGAGCGTGCTTCGCCGGACGAACTCTTGCGTTTCGTGGTCGGGCCCGAGCGTCGGGTGGTGCCGGATATCGCGGCGCGGCTCCCCGGGCGAGGATGCTGGGTCACCTGCCGGCGCGAAGTGGTCGAACTCGCCGTTCGCCGCCGGGCCTTCGCCCGCGCGCTGAAGACCGAGGTCGTCGTGGATGCGGACTTGCCTGCGTTGGTTGGCCAGCTCCTGCGTGCCCGTACGCTCGCCTCGTTGTCCCTGGCCCGCAAGGCCGGCGAGGTGGTTTTGGGCTTCATGAAGCTGGAGGCGGCACTGACCGAGCGCCGGATCGTCCTGCTCGTGCATGCCAGCGATGCCGGGCGGGACGGGCGTGAGCGCCTCGATCGACGCCTCGCGGCGCTGCCGCCGGAGTTTCCCGGGGCGGTTCTCGAGGCGAGCGGTGCGAAAATCACCGGGGTGGATCTGACGCGAGACGAATTGAGTTTGGCACTAGGCCGTCCGAATGTGGTACATGCTGGGATGAAGGCGGGTGGCGCCAGCCTGAGATTCCAGAAAGACTTCGCGAGGCTGAGGCGCTACGAAGCGACATCGTCGCTCGACTGCGAGCCGGCTGGCTCGGCTTCTGGCCCAGATATGGCCCCGACCCGGGGTCCAAACACGGAATGA